GACCGTCACCGGCCGCCGGCCGACGCGATCGCTGAGCCGGCCGGCGTAGGCCGAGCCGGCGATCGCCAGCCCGCCACCGAGCACGTAGAGCACGGCGACCCGCGCCGGCGACCAGCCGTGCGCGTCCTGCAGGTACTTCGGGCCCATGAAGTCGGCCGCCGCGCCGCCGGCCGAGAACACGAACGCCACCGCCGCGACGGCGGCGAAGCGCCCGGGATAGGCCCGCGCCAGGGCGACGATCGGCGCCAGCGCCGGCGTGCGGGTCAGCGCCGCGGCCCGCGCCTCGCTGAAGCCGCCGTCTCCGGCAACACCCGCCGCCAGTAGGCGACCACCGTCAGCGGCACGACGCCGACCGCGAACAGCGCCCGCCAGTTGAGCCCCAGCCACTCGAAGAGCGGAAACAGCAGCGCCGCCAGACCGACGCCGCAGGACTGGATCGCGAACAGCGCGCCGATGCCCCAGCCGCGCACCTCCGCGTCCAGCTCCTCGGCGATCACCACCACCGCCAGCATCGACTCGGCGGCGGTGAAGATGTGGGCCAGGAACTGGAAGGCGACGAAGCTGCGGGCGTCGGGCGCCAGCGCCGTCGCCGCCGTGCAGACGGTGTAGCCGACGATCGTCGCCAGCAGGACGCGCCGCCGGCCGACGCGGTCGGCGGCGACGGTGGCGAGGAACGCCGGCAGCGCGCCGAGGCGGACGATCGAGCCCAGCCAGCCGACGTCCGCCTCGGCGATGCCGAGGCTCGACTGGATCTGCGGCAGCGCCAGGGCGAACAGCGCGCGGTCGTACTGATCGAACAGCGTGGCGATCGACACCAGCCCCAGCACCTGCCACTGGCGCGGCGTCAGCGCCGGCGCCCGGCCGAGAAACGGCGCCAGGCGCAGCCAGCGCGGCGGACGCGCCTCGATCGCCGATGCCATGCGCCGCGCTCTCTAGCGCGTCGCCGCGGGCGAACGCGAATTCCCCGCGCGACGCGGGGTCGCGCCTGGCCACGCCGGGTCATCTGTGGTTCCCTGCCGCGGCGATGAAGCACTTCTCGATGCTCCGCAGCTTTCACGCCGCCGACCTCTTCACCATGGCGAACGGCGGCTGCGGCGTCCTGGCGGTCTTCCACGCCATGCAGTTCCACGGCGGCGGCGGCGCGCGCGCGCTGTGGATCGCGGC
The genomic region above belongs to bacterium and contains:
- a CDS encoding MFS transporter, encoding MASAIEARPPRWLRLAPFLGRAPALTPRQWQVLGLVSIATLFDQYDRALFALALPQIQSSLGIAEADVGWLGSIVRLGALPAFLATVAADRVGRRRVLLATIVGYTVCTAATALAPDARSFVAFQFLAHIFTAAESMLAVVVIAEELDAEVRGWGIGALFAIQSCGVGLAALLFPLFEWLGLNWRALFAVGVVPLTVVAYWRRVLPETAASARRGPRR